In Salvelinus namaycush isolate Seneca chromosome 20, SaNama_1.0, whole genome shotgun sequence, the following proteins share a genomic window:
- the gcnt7 gene encoding beta-1,3-galactosyl-O-glycosyl-glycoprotein beta-1,6-N-acetylglucosaminyltransferase 7, producing the protein MLQLEGTKCSFLFCLGICMFICSVIYLSTKAPTDPQAQHGPLGCRPFSQYCQAFLPSTEGSPAWQHRDCQVESYLLGMGGGGGDLDCSRLVRELHFITSPLSREEEDYPLAFILTVHKELELLVRLLRAIYAPQNVYCIHVDVKAPQEYREAVESLVGCFPNVFLASRSEMVTYAGFSRLQADINCMGDLAASPVPWRKVVNLCGQDFPVKSNLELVRYMQSKEWRDRNMTPGIKQPASMRHRTQLRYREIRGSHVAPKRGAPKKGAPPHEVQIYFGTAYYALTRTFVEFVLRSQVSRDLLEWSKDTFSPDEHYWVTLNHIKEAPGSHVDGGWSGEIRAIKWRDQEGTEHNGCKGRYVRDICIYGLEDLQWIINRNSMFANKFESKTFPDALDCLEQWHREKVLQQATVPIQSWWQLATQGNKTGLFNATVGL; encoded by the exons ATGCTCCAGCTGGAAGGCACCAAGTGCAGTTTCCTGTTCTGCCTGGGGATCTGCATGTTCATCTGCTCTGTGATCTACCTGAGTACCAAGGCTCCTACAGATCCCCAGGCTCAGCACGGGCCCTTGGGCTGCAGGCCCTTCTCCCAGTACTGCCAAGCCTTCCTCCCCAGCACTGAGGGCTCTCCAGCATGGCAACACCGCGACTGCCAGGTGGAGAGCTATCTTCTGGGTATGGGGGGTGGAGGTGGGGACCTGGACTGCTCCCGCCTGGTGAGGGAGCTCCACTTCATCACCAGCCCGCTGAGTCGTGAGGAGGAAGACTACCCTCTGGCCTTCATCCTTACCGTCCACAAGGAGCTGGAGCTGCTTGTGCGCCTGCTGAGGGCCATCTACGCACCCCAGAATGTCTACTGTATCCATGTGGACGTCAAGGCTCCGCAGGAGTACAGGGAAGCCGTGGAAAGCCTGGTGGGCTGCTTCCCCAACGTGTTCCTGGCCAGCCGCAGCGAGATGGTGACCTACGCCGGCTTCTCGCGGCTACAGGCTGACATCAACTGTATGGGGGACCTGGCGGCATCTCCGGTGCCCTGGAGGAAGGTGGTCAACCTGTGCGGCCAGGACTTCCCCGTCAAGAGCAACCTGGAGCTGGTGCGCTACATGCAGAGCAAGGAGTGGAGGGACAGGAACATGACCCCGGGCATCAAGCAGCCGGCGTCCATGAGGCACCGGACTCAGCTGAGGTACAGGGAGATCAGGGGCTCCCACGTGGCCCCCAAGCGAGGTGCACCAAAGAAGGGTGCTCCACCCCATGAGGTGCAGATTTACTTTGGAACAGCCTACTACGCGCTAACAAGGACATTTGTGGAGTTTGTACTGAGAAGTCAGGTGTCCAGGGACTTGCTGGAGTGGTCCAAAGACACATTCAGCCCAGATGAGCACTACTGGGTGACACTCAATCACATCAAAG AAGCGCCAGGAAGTCATGTAGACGGAGGATGGAGCGGCGAGATCCGGGCGATAAAATGGAGGGACCAAGAGGGGACGGAACACAATGGATGCAAAG GTCGTTATGTCAGGGACATCTGCATCTACGGTCTGGAGGATTTGCAGTGGATCATCAACAGAAACAGCATGTTTGCCAACAAGTTTGAGAGCAAGACCTTCCCAGATGCTTTGGACTGCCTGGAGCAGTGGCACAGGGAAAAGGTCCTGCAGCAAGCCACGGTTCCCATTCAGTCATGGTGGCAACTTGCCACGCAAGGCAACAAAACCGGTCTTTTCAACGCCACAGTGGGACTTTGA